The Pseudomonas berkeleyensis genome includes a region encoding these proteins:
- a CDS encoding DUF3833 domain-containing protein has product MKTLLILFTSLLLISCGQVPVERYANEKPVLDLPTFFAGPVQAWGMFQDRSGEVIKRFHVDIQSRRDGDKLILDERFLYSDGTRQRRVWTLTPDDSGRWIGTADDVAGEAIGEVAGNALRWRYHLNLPVDDSTYVVYFDDWMYLMDDDTLINRSSMSKFGIELGQVTLFFRRGAAQP; this is encoded by the coding sequence ATGAAAACCCTGTTGATCCTGTTCACCAGCTTGCTGTTGATCAGTTGCGGCCAGGTGCCGGTCGAGCGTTACGCGAACGAGAAACCGGTGCTCGATCTGCCCACCTTCTTCGCCGGCCCGGTGCAGGCCTGGGGCATGTTTCAGGATCGCTCCGGGGAGGTGATCAAACGCTTCCACGTCGATATCCAGAGCCGTCGCGACGGCGACAAGCTGATCCTCGACGAGCGTTTCCTGTACAGCGACGGCACGCGTCAGCGTCGGGTCTGGACGCTGACCCCGGATGACTCCGGTCGCTGGATCGGCACCGCCGACGACGTGGCCGGCGAAGCCATCGGTGAAGTGGCCGGCAATGCCCTGCGCTGGCGTTACCACCTCAACCTGCCGGTGGATGACAGCACCTATGTCGTCTACTTCGACGACTGGATGTACCTGATGGACGACGACACCCTGATCAACCGTTCGAGCATGAGCAAGTTCGGCATCGAACTGGGCCAGGTGACGCTGTTCTTCCGCCGTGGTGCCGCGCAACCATGA
- a CDS encoding SDR family NAD(P)-dependent oxidoreductase: protein MRLTSLGSGYKALVIGASGSIGQAFCQLLRADPNCVGVRELSRRSSPALDLETPASIAEAAAALADEGPYQLILHSAGLLHRDGIAPEKSLSAIEADALQAVFQVNALGPALVLRHFLPLLDKQGAMAMLSAKVGSIGDNRLGGWYAYRASKAALNMLIKTAAIELARSKPKARLLSLHPGTVISPLSQPFRGATDARPAELAAAQMLQVIDRLGPQHSGSFHAYDGQPLPW from the coding sequence ATGAGATTGACCAGCCTGGGCAGCGGCTACAAGGCGCTGGTGATCGGCGCCAGTGGCAGTATCGGCCAGGCGTTCTGCCAGTTGTTACGGGCTGACCCCAACTGCGTCGGCGTGCGTGAACTGAGCCGGCGAAGCTCGCCCGCGCTCGACCTCGAAACGCCGGCCAGCATCGCCGAAGCTGCCGCGGCCCTGGCTGATGAAGGGCCATACCAGTTGATCCTGCACAGTGCCGGGCTGCTGCATCGCGATGGCATCGCCCCGGAGAAAAGCCTGTCCGCCATCGAGGCCGATGCGTTGCAGGCGGTATTTCAGGTCAATGCCCTGGGCCCTGCCCTGGTGCTGCGCCACTTCCTGCCGCTGCTCGACAAACAGGGGGCCATGGCCATGCTCTCGGCCAAGGTCGGCAGCATTGGCGACAACCGCCTCGGCGGCTGGTATGCCTACCGCGCGTCCAAGGCGGCGCTGAATATGCTGATCAAGACCGCCGCCATCGAACTGGCGCGCAGCAAGCCCAAAGCACGCCTGCTCAGCCTGCATCCCGGTACGGTGATTTCCCCCTTGTCACAACCCTTTCGCGGAGCGACTGACGCGCGCCCAGCCGAACTGGCTGCAGCTCAGATGCTGCAGGTGATCGACAGGCTCGGCCCACAGCACAGCGGCAGCTTTCACGCCTATGACGGACAGCCCCTGCCTTGGTGA
- a CDS encoding OmpA family protein — protein sequence MSMRKLLACTVAAMSLNPLAAAVAQASERCEVGQGCGLQGPRGAMEDESLLQRRPFTPGGLPALPHNAERELPREKLILWQYEGALGEREHLLEVGEETIDTVALRDGLPVVRFASGRSAVPDTDSDALARLMQRLGDKRNLRLRLIGHTDPQHLSERTRAIYQDNLGLGLQRAKEVGAIFRERLNLRPEQLMFDSRGPSEPLVQGDSPEAWATNRRVEVEIWYDESIVSTPAKPQECAPGSVSGEGVAPFRLSIDGQPQGGQAAGSADTQRCVDVALARDLLQVRYDNLSAKPRLNLTSSARLARVGQPLSFRGSSNYLHWIDRAEVRIVGKKRLFGEPELLETLKLDEQLQGHWTPSASLPERVYYQLRVYDAEGRYDETSPQLINVARGQREAEEEAESEANLLAGYDGNRLERHSIPVAGGTVTINGKQVREGQHVFVMGKPVPVDGNGSFASAQIIPRGLHTVEVAVLDEQGKGRIYRRDLRLPQQDWFTVAIADFTVGQQNTSGPASLVTGEDRYYDDKLYADGRLAFYSKGKIDGKYTVTASVDTGEEPADSLFSNFNDKDPREFLRRLDNEADKGWTTFGDDSTLIEDAPTRGKFYVRVEDEKSHALWGNFRQQMRDTELAQVDRSLYGAQARYRSDGFTSFGERRLQVEGFAAEPGTASAREDFRGTGGSLYYLRHQDLTVGSERVRIEVRDKDSGLVLQSQDLVAGIDYEINAMQGRVILSQPLSANADGSGLIRSGGSLSGHPAFLVVGYEYSPGLDRLDDLAYGGRVAYWANDKVRIGVTGSQQQQTGREDQTLGGGDLLLRHSEGTWLKVESAQSRGDSLDQRFSYDGGFGFGEQIAGTDSRARANRLETAFDLRDVVTDAEGRGTFYYESRDAGFAAPGRLTDLATDQVGGSYTAPLSEKTEVTLKGDQTDEEGGRSRRAVEGIIAYDLSEAWRLSAGLRNDRQTYGGAYRSLYTGTYAGYDNGERDEGERNDAILQALYHQADDWSLYGFTQGTVSRDAGRQANNRLGVGGDYRLNERTSLNGELSGGNLGLGAKGGINYDASERTNLYLNYQLDSDRGDDGFASRSGLVGTGRTGQLVSGARSRWTDSTSVYAEQRMQHGEQAGLIQGYGLDFAPDEFWSYGLSTEFGTFNSETEYELKRRAYGAKIGYSNGDLRYASRLEYRQDRSQVQDLSVWLMRNNLSYQVNPDWRFLGRLDFSVGDSDRGDYFDGDFVEASLGYAYRPVLNDRLNLLAKYTYLSDLPPPDQVSTATGTSVDYAQRSHVFAIDGIYDLNERWSVGGKYAYRLSELRMSRDTSADWFNSRGQLYAARVDWHVVKKWDLMVELRRREESQARDSKNGALVGVYRHFGNHFKAGVGYNFSDFSDDLTDLSYRSQGWFFNAIGKY from the coding sequence ATGAGCATGCGCAAACTGCTGGCGTGCACCGTTGCCGCCATGAGCCTGAACCCGCTGGCGGCCGCCGTGGCCCAGGCCAGCGAACGCTGTGAAGTTGGCCAGGGCTGCGGCCTGCAAGGCCCGCGTGGGGCGATGGAAGACGAGTCGCTGCTGCAGCGCCGGCCTTTCACCCCCGGCGGCCTGCCGGCCCTGCCGCACAATGCCGAACGTGAGTTGCCGCGTGAGAAGCTGATTCTCTGGCAATACGAAGGTGCGCTCGGCGAGCGCGAACACCTGTTGGAAGTCGGCGAGGAAACCATCGACACCGTCGCCCTGCGCGACGGCCTGCCGGTGGTGCGTTTCGCCTCGGGCCGCTCGGCGGTGCCGGATACCGACAGCGATGCCCTGGCCAGGCTGATGCAGCGCCTGGGCGACAAGCGCAACCTGCGCCTGCGTCTGATCGGCCATACCGACCCGCAGCACCTGTCGGAACGCACCCGTGCCATCTACCAGGACAACCTCGGTCTGGGCTTGCAGCGGGCCAAGGAAGTCGGTGCGATCTTCCGTGAGCGCCTGAACCTGCGCCCAGAGCAACTGATGTTCGACAGCCGTGGGCCGAGCGAGCCGCTGGTGCAGGGCGACAGCCCCGAAGCCTGGGCCACCAACCGTCGTGTGGAAGTGGAAATCTGGTACGACGAATCCATCGTCAGCACGCCGGCCAAACCGCAGGAGTGCGCGCCCGGTAGCGTCTCCGGCGAAGGCGTCGCACCGTTTCGCCTGAGCATCGACGGCCAGCCGCAGGGCGGCCAGGCCGCCGGCAGTGCCGATACCCAGCGCTGCGTGGATGTGGCCCTGGCGCGTGACCTGCTGCAGGTGCGCTACGACAACCTGTCGGCCAAGCCGCGCCTGAACCTGACGTCCAGCGCGCGCCTGGCGCGTGTCGGCCAGCCGCTGAGCTTCCGTGGTTCGAGCAACTACCTGCACTGGATCGACCGCGCCGAAGTGCGCATCGTCGGCAAGAAGCGTTTGTTCGGTGAGCCGGAGCTGCTGGAAACCCTCAAGCTCGACGAGCAACTGCAAGGCCACTGGACGCCGTCCGCCAGCCTACCGGAGCGCGTCTATTACCAACTGCGTGTCTATGACGCCGAAGGCCGCTACGACGAGACCAGCCCGCAACTGATCAACGTTGCCCGTGGCCAGCGCGAAGCCGAGGAAGAGGCCGAGAGCGAGGCCAACCTGCTGGCCGGCTACGACGGCAATCGCCTGGAGCGGCACAGCATCCCGGTGGCTGGCGGCACCGTGACCATCAACGGCAAGCAGGTGCGCGAAGGGCAGCACGTGTTCGTCATGGGCAAGCCGGTGCCGGTCGATGGCAACGGCAGCTTCGCCAGTGCGCAGATCATCCCGCGCGGCCTGCATACCGTGGAGGTGGCGGTGCTCGACGAGCAGGGCAAGGGGCGCATCTACCGCCGCGACCTGCGCCTGCCGCAGCAGGACTGGTTCACCGTGGCCATCGCCGACTTCACCGTCGGCCAGCAGAACACCAGCGGCCCGGCGAGCCTGGTCACCGGTGAGGATCGCTACTACGACGACAAGCTCTACGCCGATGGTCGGCTGGCCTTCTACAGCAAGGGCAAGATCGACGGCAAATACACCGTCACCGCCAGCGTCGACACCGGCGAGGAGCCGGCCGACAGTCTGTTCAGCAACTTCAACGACAAGGATCCGCGCGAGTTCCTGCGTCGTCTCGACAACGAGGCTGACAAGGGCTGGACCACCTTTGGTGACGACTCGACGCTGATCGAGGATGCGCCGACGCGTGGCAAGTTCTACGTGCGGGTCGAAGACGAGAAGTCCCATGCTCTGTGGGGTAACTTCCGCCAGCAGATGCGCGACACCGAGCTGGCGCAGGTCGATCGCAGTCTCTACGGCGCCCAGGCGCGTTACCGCAGCGACGGTTTCACCAGCTTCGGCGAGCGCCGTCTGCAGGTCGAAGGCTTCGCTGCCGAGCCTGGCACCGCCTCGGCCCGTGAGGATTTCCGCGGTACCGGTGGCTCGCTCTACTACCTGCGCCACCAGGATCTCACCGTGGGCAGCGAACGCGTGCGCATCGAGGTGCGTGACAAGGATTCCGGCCTGGTGCTGCAGAGCCAGGATCTGGTTGCCGGCATCGACTACGAGATCAACGCCATGCAGGGCCGGGTGATTCTCAGCCAACCGCTGTCGGCCAACGCCGATGGCAGTGGCCTGATCCGCTCCGGTGGCAGCCTGTCCGGGCATCCGGCGTTCCTGGTGGTCGGCTACGAATACTCGCCGGGGCTGGATCGCCTCGACGACCTGGCCTACGGCGGCCGCGTTGCCTACTGGGCCAACGACAAGGTGCGCATCGGCGTCACCGGCAGTCAGCAGCAACAGACCGGTCGCGAAGACCAGACCCTGGGCGGCGGCGACCTGCTGTTGCGCCACAGCGAGGGCACCTGGTTGAAGGTCGAGTCGGCGCAGAGCCGTGGTGACAGCCTCGACCAGCGTTTCTCCTACGACGGTGGTTTCGGCTTTGGCGAGCAGATCGCCGGCACCGATTCGCGCGCCCGTGCCAACCGCCTGGAAACCGCCTTCGATCTGCGTGACGTGGTCACCGATGCCGAAGGACGCGGCACCTTCTACTACGAGAGCCGCGACGCCGGCTTCGCCGCGCCAGGGCGTCTCACCGACCTGGCCACCGATCAGGTGGGCGGCAGCTACACCGCACCGCTCAGCGAGAAGACCGAGGTGACCCTCAAGGGTGACCAGACGGACGAGGAGGGCGGCCGTTCGCGGCGTGCGGTCGAGGGCATCATCGCCTACGACCTGAGCGAGGCCTGGCGCCTCTCCGCCGGGCTGCGCAACGATCGGCAGACCTACGGTGGCGCCTATCGCAGCCTCTACACCGGCACCTACGCCGGTTACGACAACGGTGAGCGTGACGAGGGCGAGCGCAACGACGCCATTCTCCAGGCGCTGTACCACCAGGCCGATGACTGGTCGCTGTACGGCTTCACCCAGGGCACCGTCAGCCGCGACGCTGGCCGCCAGGCCAACAACCGCCTCGGCGTGGGCGGCGACTATCGCCTCAACGAGCGCACCTCGCTCAATGGCGAGCTGTCCGGCGGCAACCTCGGCCTGGGCGCCAAGGGCGGGATCAACTACGACGCCTCCGAGCGCACCAACCTGTACCTCAACTACCAGCTCGACAGCGACCGTGGCGACGATGGTTTCGCCAGCCGCAGTGGCCTGGTCGGCACCGGTCGCACCGGGCAACTGGTATCCGGTGCCCGTTCGCGCTGGACCGACAGCACCAGCGTGTACGCCGAGCAGCGCATGCAGCATGGCGAGCAGGCCGGTCTGATCCAGGGCTACGGCCTGGACTTCGCTCCGGACGAGTTCTGGAGCTATGGCCTGAGCACCGAGTTCGGCACCTTCAACAGCGAGACCGAGTACGAACTCAAGCGTCGCGCCTACGGGGCCAAGATCGGTTACAGCAATGGCGACCTGCGTTACGCCAGCCGTCTGGAGTACCGTCAGGATCGCAGTCAGGTGCAGGATCTGTCCGTGTGGCTGATGCGCAACAACTTGAGCTACCAGGTCAACCCGGACTGGCGCTTCCTCGGCCGCCTGGACTTCTCGGTGGGTGACTCCGACCGGGGCGATTACTTCGACGGTGACTTCGTCGAGGCCTCGCTCGGCTACGCCTACCGCCCGGTGCTCAACGACCGCCTCAATCTGCTGGCCAAATACACCTACCTGTCGGATCTGCCGCCGCCGGATCAGGTGTCCACCGCCACCGGTACCAGCGTCGACTACGCCCAGCGCAGCCACGTATTCGCCATCGATGGTATCTACGACCTCAACGAACGCTGGAGCGTTGGCGGCAAGTACGCCTACCGCCTCAGCGAACTGCGCATGAGCCGCGATACCTCGGCCGACTGGTTCAACAGTCGCGGCCAGCTCTATGCGGCGCGGGTCGACTGGCACGTGGTGAAGAAGTGGGATCTGATGGTCGAACTGCGCCGCCGTGAGGAATCACAGGCGCGCGACAGCAAGAACGGCGCGTTGGTCGGCGTCTATCGGCACTTCGGCAATCACTTCAAGGCAGGCGTGGGCTACAACTTCAGTGACTTCAGCGATGACCTGACCGACCTGTCGTATCGCAGCCAGGGCTGGTTCTTCAACGCCATCGGCAAGTACTAA
- a CDS encoding chalcone isomerase family protein has product MAAPQRPPLRPTVLLLLLLASLPVLANTQSGWRERLPQASLIGSGDFSWFGFSVYNAKLWSPERRVDFSQPFALELTYRRSISRETLVDTSLDEIRRINGEPLDREQQQDWAQQMRQAFVDVQDGTRITGVFLPDEGCRFYVDGKLQHVIDDPEFARAFFSIWLDPQTRSPKLRAALLGLAQ; this is encoded by the coding sequence ATGGCTGCACCACAGCGACCTCCTCTGCGCCCAACCGTGCTGCTGCTTCTGCTCCTGGCCAGCCTGCCCGTGCTGGCCAATACCCAGAGCGGTTGGCGTGAACGGCTGCCGCAGGCCAGCCTGATCGGCAGCGGCGATTTCAGCTGGTTCGGCTTCTCGGTGTACAACGCCAAATTGTGGAGCCCGGAGCGGCGCGTGGATTTCTCGCAGCCCTTCGCCCTGGAACTCACCTACCGGCGCAGCATCAGTCGGGAAACCCTGGTCGACACCAGCCTCGATGAAATTCGCCGTATCAACGGCGAGCCGCTCGACCGCGAGCAACAACAGGACTGGGCGCAGCAGATGCGCCAGGCCTTCGTCGATGTGCAGGACGGCACCCGCATCACGGGCGTGTTCCTGCCCGATGAAGGGTGCCGGTTCTACGTCGACGGCAAGTTGCAGCACGTCATCGACGACCCGGAATTCGCCCGCGCCTTCTTCTCCATCTGGCTCGATCCGCAGACCCGCAGCCCGAAACTGCGGGCGGCTCTGCTCGGCCTGGCCCAATGA